Below is a window of Saccharomonospora viridis DSM 43017 DNA.
CTTCTGGTACTCCGCGACCGCACCCGGCACATGAACCTGCTGTTGCTGTTGCGGATGGGCTGCGAGCTGACCGCCACCGTGCTCGCCACCGTGGTGGCGTTGCGTTGGATCGAGCCCGAATGGCTCGCGCTGTTGCTCGTCGCCGTCGTCATGGCGCTGGTCAGCTACGTGCTGGTCGGTGTCGGCCCCCGTACCGTGGGTAGGCAGCACCCGTATCGGGTCGGCCTCATCGTGGCGGGGCCGGTACGGGTGTTGGGGACCGTGCTCGGACCGCTGAGCAGGCTGCTCATCGTGCTCGGCAACGCCATCACGCCGGGTGGAGGGTTTCGGGAAGGTCCGTTCACGAGCGAGGCGGAGCTTCGGGAACTCGTCGATCTCGCGGAGAAACGCGGTGTCGTGGGCACCGACGAGCGCGAGATGATCCATTCGGTGTTCGAGCTCGGGGACACGGTGGCGCGTGAGGTGATGGTGCCGCGCACCGAGATCGTGTGGATCGAGCAGAACAAGACCGTGCGGCAGGCGTTGGCTCTGTCCATGCGGACCGGATTCACCCGCATTCCCGTGATCGGTGAGTCGGTGGACGAGATCGTCGGTGTGGTGAACCTCAAGGACCTCGTGCGGGCGGCCATCGCCGAGGACGGCACCACCCGTGAGGTCAGGGAGTTGATGATCCCCGCCGATTTCGTGCCCGACTCCAAACGCCTCGACAGCCTGCTGAAGCACATGCAGGTCTCCCGTCACCACATGGTCATCGCTGTGGACGAGTACGGAGGTACGGCCGGGCTCGTCACCATCGAGGACATCCTGGAAGAGATCGTCGGTGAGATCACCGACGAATCCGACACCGACGAACGGCCACCCGTCGAATACGTCGACGACCAGGTGGTGCGGGTCTCCTCGCGATTGGGGATCGACGACCTGGGTGAGTTGTTCGACGTCGACCTGTCGGAACACGACGTGGAGACGGTCGGCGGTCTCCTCGCCCAGCGGCTGGGCCGTGTCCCGTTGCCCGGCGCGGAGGCCGAGATCAACGGACTGCGGCTACGCGCGGAGGGTGGCAAGGACCGTCGGGGCCGCATGAGGATCACGACCGTGGTCGTGCGGGCGGCGGACGGGCGCCCCATCGGCCCCGGTACCCCCGATACCGCCGAGAACCGTAGTGACCGCGGCGATCGCAACGACCGTGACGGTCGCAACGACCGTGAGACCGGGACAGGAGAGTGAAGCATGCCTGACCTCGACCCCGAGGACGAGAAACTGATCACTTTGGCGCGTTCGGCACGTGCCAGGACGCAGGCGGCCGAAGGGGCGGCCGTGCGTGACACCGACGGCCGCACGTACGTCGCCACGACGGTGGAGCTGCCGTCACTGAAGCTGACCGCCTTGCAGGCCGCAGTGGCCGCGGCGGTGTCCAGTGGAGTCGAGAGCCTGGATGCCGCTGTCGTGGTGACGGAGGAGAACACGGTGCAGGAGGCGTCGGTGCGGGCGGTACGCGATCTCGCGGCGCAAGCCCCGATCCTGCGAGCCGATTCGTCCGGGACTGTGCAGGAGACGCTACGGTGAGCGAGGCTGAGCATCGCTCGGGGTTCGCGTGTTTCGTCGGCAGGCCCAACGCCGGCAAGTCCACGCTGACCAACGCGCTGGTGGGTTCGAAGGTCGCCATCACGTCGAGCAAACCGCAGACCACCCGGCACGCCATCCGCGGCATCGTGCACCGGGAGGATGCGCAGCTCATCATCGTGGACACCCCGGGGCTGCATCGCCCCCGCACGCTGTTGGGCCAACGTCTCAACGACATCGTGCGGGCCACGTGGTCCGAGGTGGACGTCGTCGGTTTCTGTGTGCCGGCGGACGAGAAGATCGGGCCGGGTGACCGGTTCATCGCCAACGAACTGACGAAGATCGCGCGTCGGACACCGGTGCTCGGCATCGTCACGAAGACCGACCTCGTGAGCAAGGAGCAGGTCGCCAAACAACTGCTCGCCTTGCAGGACGTCATGGACTTCGCCGACCTGATCCCCGTGTCGGCCGTCGACGGCTACCAGGTGGACACGTTGGCGGATCTGTTGGTGGCGCGGCTGCCGGAGGGGCCGGAGCTGTATCCGGACGGGGACCTCACGGACGAACCCGAGCAGACGCTGGTGGCGGAGCTGATCCGAGAGGCGGCGTTGGAAGGTGTGCGCGACGAGCTTCCGCATTCCATCGCCGTGGTCGTCGAGGAGATGTATCCGCGTCCCGGCCGCGACGACCTCGTCGACATCTACGCCCACGTGTATGTGGAGCGCCCCAGTCAGCGGGGCATCGTGCTCGGTCACCGCGGCAGTCGACTCAAGGACGTCGGAGCGCGGGCTCGTCGACAGATCGAGGCGTTGCTGGGCAGCAAGGTGTACCTCGACCTGCACGTCAAGGTGGCCAAAGACTGGCAACGTGATCCGAAGCAACTCCGCCGACTCGGTTTCTGAGTGATCAGGTAGTCTCTCGCGCGTCCGTCACCACCCTGGGGGAGAGCCATATGACTAATCCCTACAGCCAACAGCCTTTCGGTCAGCAGCCCGCGGGCTTCGGTCAGCAAGCACAGCCGGGCCAGCAGGCGTTCGGTCAGCAAGCACAGCCGGGCCAGCAGCCGTTCGGTCAGCAAGGTCAGCAAGGTCAGCAAGGTCAGCAGGTCCAGCAGCCGTTCGGACAGCCGTCGCCGTCCGGTGGCTTCCCGCAACAGCCGTTCCCACCGTCCGGTGGCTTCCCGCAGCAGCCGGGACAGCCGTACGGCGTGCCGGGAGGATTTCC
It encodes the following:
- the era gene encoding GTPase Era, which produces MSEAEHRSGFACFVGRPNAGKSTLTNALVGSKVAITSSKPQTTRHAIRGIVHREDAQLIIVDTPGLHRPRTLLGQRLNDIVRATWSEVDVVGFCVPADEKIGPGDRFIANELTKIARRTPVLGIVTKTDLVSKEQVAKQLLALQDVMDFADLIPVSAVDGYQVDTLADLLVARLPEGPELYPDGDLTDEPEQTLVAELIREAALEGVRDELPHSIAVVVEEMYPRPGRDDLVDIYAHVYVERPSQRGIVLGHRGSRLKDVGARARRQIEALLGSKVYLDLHVKVAKDWQRDPKQLRRLGF
- a CDS encoding hemolysin family protein, encoding MTSSATVLVVAVLLVLFGGVFAAADAAISTASVARAEGLERMGRTGARQLLLVLRDRTRHMNLLLLLRMGCELTATVLATVVALRWIEPEWLALLLVAVVMALVSYVLVGVGPRTVGRQHPYRVGLIVAGPVRVLGTVLGPLSRLLIVLGNAITPGGGFREGPFTSEAELRELVDLAEKRGVVGTDEREMIHSVFELGDTVAREVMVPRTEIVWIEQNKTVRQALALSMRTGFTRIPVIGESVDEIVGVVNLKDLVRAAIAEDGTTREVRELMIPADFVPDSKRLDSLLKHMQVSRHHMVIAVDEYGGTAGLVTIEDILEEIVGEITDESDTDERPPVEYVDDQVVRVSSRLGIDDLGELFDVDLSEHDVETVGGLLAQRLGRVPLPGAEAEINGLRLRAEGGKDRRGRMRITTVVVRAADGRPIGPGTPDTAENRSDRGDRNDRDGRNDRETGTGE